AGCAGCGGCGGTCCATCTCTTCTGGTTCGAGGTCGGATATCAATCGGGTCGTCTACAGATCGACACCACGTTTGATCCGAGCATGGTCGATTATGAGGTGACCCGCCATCTTTGCACGGTCTTGCAACAGGAGCTGATGCAGACGATCAATGAATTCGTTGAGCTGAAGACGGCGTAAATCATGGATAAGCGCAGTGCGTAGCTCGTCGTCAAAAGCAGTCGCGATGCGATGCCGAATAAAAACCGGCACATCGATCTATCGGACCAGAATCTCCCAAGCCTTCTCCTGCGGCTCGCCATTCCATCTGTTATCGGCTTGTCGATCAACGCATTACAGCAGCTCCTTAACGCGATCTTTGTTGGCTCACTCGGCGCGCAGGCGATTGCAGCCGTCAGCATGACGACGCCGCTCATTGTCGTGCTCGCGGCCGTGGGAGAGGGGATTGGTGTGGGTACTGCCTCCTTCATATCTCGTCATCTTGGTGATGGTAATGAGTTAGAGGCGAGCCGAGGTGCTAGTACGGCGCTCACGCTCGCCGCTCCCATCGGGGTGATTATGACCATCGCCCTGCTTGTAAGCCTGCGAGACATCTTCGTCGTGCTTGGGGCAAGTCCAACCATCCTGCCCATCGCGCTCGACTACGCCACGATCCTCTTGCCGGGGTCTACTTTGATGCTCCTAAACATCGTCAGCGGCTTCGTCGCAAGAGCTGAAGGCAACACACGATTCAGTATGTGGACGATGCTGACCGCTTTCATATTGAACGCCTTGCTTGATCCTATTTTCATTTTCTTGCTAGGCTTAGGTGTGCGCGGCGCAGCTCTGGCGACGCTGATATCACAGATCGCCGCTATAAGCCTCTACATCGCGTTTTTTACCAAGCGGCTCGGTACTGTGCTCGTCAGTATATCTCAGGTCTCGTTGCGACTAGATCGCATCAGGCAGCTCACACTCATTGGGGCGCCGGCGACGACGACAAGCATCTTAGCCGCTCTTGCCGGTATGTTCTTGTACGGAGCTGCTGCGAGGTTCGGTGACGAGTTCATCGCGGCGGTGGGAATAGCTGTAAGAATCTTGACGATCGGCGCGCTGCCTATCACCGGCTTCTGTATCGGCTCTCAAGCTGT
The genomic region above belongs to Bradyrhizobium arachidis and contains:
- a CDS encoding MATE family efflux transporter; protein product: MPNKNRHIDLSDQNLPSLLLRLAIPSVIGLSINALQQLLNAIFVGSLGAQAIAAVSMTTPLIVVLAAVGEGIGVGTASFISRHLGDGNELEASRGASTALTLAAPIGVIMTIALLVSLRDIFVVLGASPTILPIALDYATILLPGSTLMLLNIVSGFVARAEGNTRFSMWTMLTAFILNALLDPIFIFLLGLGVRGAALATLISQIAAISLYIAFFTKRLGTVLVSISQVSLRLDRIRQLTLIGAPATTTSILAALAGMFLYGAAARFGDEFIAAVGIAVRILTIGALPITGFCIGSQAVLGFGWGARDFVRVMKVAKFMVSITVALSVAYSAAVIVFARPLVRLFSDSAKVTEIAVSSCIVFHLFFGFYGIQSFVTTMLQSLGSTPQRGRIFRQAGVSLHTGRTPISCDIGVQWIVGQSSRC